One genomic window of Candidatus Pseudobacter hemicellulosilyticus includes the following:
- the bshB1 gene encoding bacillithiol biosynthesis deacetylase BshB1: MKLDVLAIGVHPDDVELGCSGTLLNELKLGKKTGILDLTQGELGTRGTADTRYAEAAAAAKILGVSVRENLKMRDGFFRNDEEHQLQLIRALRKYQPEIVLANVLDDRHPDHGRAGHLIAESCFLSGLVKIETKDDAGNPQPRWRPKYVLHYMQDWYHEPDILVDISEVFAERMKAIEAYTTQFYSASDAADEPQTYISTPDFLDSVVARSRMLGKRIGVKYAEGFMSEKKIGIRNLDALLMVET, from the coding sequence ATGAAGTTAGACGTACTCGCCATTGGCGTTCACCCGGATGATGTGGAACTGGGCTGCTCCGGCACCCTGCTCAACGAGCTGAAACTGGGTAAAAAGACTGGCATCCTGGACCTTACCCAGGGCGAACTGGGGACCAGGGGCACCGCAGATACCCGCTATGCTGAAGCTGCCGCCGCGGCAAAGATCCTGGGCGTTTCCGTAAGAGAGAACCTGAAAATGCGGGATGGCTTTTTCCGGAATGACGAAGAGCACCAGCTACAGCTGATCCGCGCCCTCCGCAAATACCAGCCTGAAATTGTGCTGGCCAATGTGCTGGACGACCGCCACCCTGACCATGGCCGCGCCGGTCACCTGATTGCGGAGTCCTGCTTCCTGTCGGGACTTGTTAAAATTGAGACAAAAGATGACGCCGGCAACCCCCAGCCACGCTGGCGCCCCAAATATGTCCTGCACTATATGCAGGACTGGTACCATGAACCGGATATCCTGGTTGATATCAGTGAGGTGTTTGCAGAACGGATGAAGGCCATTGAGGCATATACTACCCAGTTCTACAGCGCATCGGATGCTGCTGATGAGCCGCAGACCTATATTTCCACACCTGATTTCCTGGACAGTGTAGTAGCCCGCTCCCGTATGCTGGGTAAGAGAATTGGCGTGAAATATGCGGAAGGATTTATGAGCGAAAAGAAGATTGGCATCCGGAATCTCGACGCATTATTGATGGTGGAAACCTAA
- a CDS encoding SusC/RagA family TonB-linked outer membrane protein, translated as MQKTANGGVYPLAPSRKPAAAPAWVRKLRSLHQTKTIRVMKLTFVFLTVLLVHAYAGSDAQSITLSGKKLPLHEVFGIVKQQTGYTAFYNRQLLSDANPVSLDVQNMPLFDFLSLLMKDQPLNFNIQDKTIFLSRKPDLRPEVAASTAQQQFYVIPVPIRIRVTDSLGNPLPGATVLNKNTKHSGVTAANGSINLNADAGDVITVSFVGFEPTTVVVKKDNTAMLHVIMRPTRSKLDEVQIVAYGSTSLRYNVGAISTVTAETIERQPVTNVLLALQGQVPGLTITPTTGAPGSAIKLQIRGQNTLASSAAAAQSPGARPFDQPLFIIDGVPTAAQNNSLGHLFTVGHSALSTSRPPANGISPFSNINPADIESITVLRDADATSIYGSQGANGVILITTKKGKASKPSLSIRLNSGITAGVRRLEMLSTEQYLDMRRDALVADNITLTPNMVNTYPDLLLFDPERNVDWYKEFFDKNPVTTDLHVSFSGGQQNSSFILSGGYTNTPYNFAGDFKEERFSLHSGYSYRSANNKLTVQFTNDFSYSRNNAGAQPRVMGTMSMPPNYPALIDEDDKLVWNYKGLSTAFYNQYAYLRQPANIQLHTWNNAVRLAYQVLPGLNVSSNFGYSRTNTVSYNAVPLSAQEPSPSSKATASFVNNTVQAINVEPQLDYKRTIGSGELSILAGGTYRKQNSINASMDGSGFANDDLLKAIAGATTITVYNSSNIYKYVGGYTRIGYIHDRKYILNVTGRRDGSTNFGPGRRWGSFGSIGAGWIFTEENFWPKSLSILSFGKLSGNYGTNGSDGIAPYNYQAYYQIASANTTLPFQGVRAYTPYNLFNPIYSWSTKRSWNVSMDLGFLKDRLLLNFTWYKNSTSDQLMAYNLPAQVGFSSVLGNFPATVQNNGLELSITSTNIQSKHLRWTSSFNISGNRNKLASFPGLETSPYSQAYVIGKSVGIINGYQFAGLDANTGLFTFYNSKGEVTSRPNSQHISKGGDMQPLFDLNPTFGGGLGNTISYKNLSVMFFFQFSKQRARNWIGGLYAYAMPGSYMNLPVEALNYWRKPGDQTPLQKLTASGYGAAYSPGQAFVNSTGAYSDASYLRLKTVSVSYSLPERIVNKVGVRGCSIYANAQNLLTITGYEVADPEMAGAIYTLPLQRNVVLGLNLNF; from the coding sequence ATGCAAAAAACTGCAAATGGTGGGGTGTACCCGCTTGCGCCATCCCGAAAGCCGGCCGCCGCGCCAGCCTGGGTCCGTAAGCTCCGGAGCCTGCACCAGACCAAAACTATCAGGGTTATGAAACTGACCTTTGTCTTTCTCACAGTCCTCCTTGTTCATGCTTATGCCGGCAGTGATGCGCAGAGCATTACCCTGTCGGGCAAAAAGCTGCCGCTGCACGAAGTATTCGGCATCGTTAAGCAACAAACAGGGTATACTGCTTTCTACAACCGCCAGCTGCTGTCCGATGCCAACCCGGTATCGCTGGACGTGCAGAACATGCCGCTGTTCGACTTCCTTTCCTTATTGATGAAGGACCAGCCGCTGAATTTCAATATCCAGGATAAGACGATCTTTCTTTCCCGGAAGCCTGACTTACGTCCGGAGGTTGCTGCGTCAACAGCGCAACAACAGTTTTATGTTATACCGGTCCCCATCCGTATCAGGGTCACCGATTCACTGGGCAATCCCCTGCCCGGCGCAACAGTACTCAATAAAAACACCAAACATTCCGGCGTCACTGCTGCCAATGGCAGCATCAACCTCAACGCCGATGCCGGCGATGTGATCACCGTCTCCTTCGTAGGCTTTGAGCCCACGACAGTAGTGGTTAAAAAGGATAATACAGCCATGCTCCATGTGATCATGCGCCCCACCCGCTCAAAGCTGGACGAGGTGCAGATCGTGGCCTATGGCTCTACCTCGCTGCGGTATAATGTGGGCGCCATCTCTACCGTGACAGCAGAAACCATCGAGCGCCAACCCGTTACCAATGTGCTGCTGGCCCTGCAGGGACAGGTGCCCGGTCTTACCATCACGCCTACCACCGGCGCTCCCGGATCAGCCATAAAACTGCAGATCCGCGGACAGAATACACTTGCCAGCAGCGCCGCCGCTGCGCAGTCCCCGGGCGCCCGTCCATTTGATCAGCCATTATTCATCATAGATGGCGTACCTACTGCTGCACAGAACAATAGCCTTGGTCACCTGTTCACCGTGGGGCATTCGGCACTTTCCACCTCCCGTCCACCCGCCAATGGCATCAGCCCGTTCAGTAATATCAACCCTGCCGATATAGAAAGCATTACGGTGCTGCGGGATGCGGATGCTACTTCTATCTATGGCTCCCAGGGCGCCAACGGGGTGATCCTGATCACCACCAAGAAAGGAAAGGCCAGCAAGCCCAGCCTCAGCATCCGCCTCAATTCCGGTATTACTGCCGGTGTGCGCCGGCTGGAAATGCTCAGCACAGAGCAGTACCTGGACATGCGTCGTGATGCCCTGGTGGCCGACAATATTACCCTTACGCCTAATATGGTCAATACCTATCCAGACCTGCTGCTCTTTGATCCCGAGAGGAATGTGGACTGGTACAAGGAGTTCTTCGACAAGAACCCCGTCACCACCGATCTGCATGTTTCTTTCAGCGGCGGGCAGCAGAACAGCAGCTTTATCCTGAGCGGCGGCTATACCAATACGCCCTATAACTTTGCAGGCGATTTCAAAGAAGAGCGTTTTTCCCTGCACAGCGGGTATAGTTATCGAAGCGCCAACAATAAGCTGACCGTTCAGTTCACCAATGATTTTTCCTATTCCAGGAACAATGCCGGCGCACAGCCGCGGGTGATGGGCACCATGAGCATGCCGCCGAACTATCCCGCGCTGATCGATGAGGACGATAAGCTGGTGTGGAATTATAAAGGACTGAGCACTGCCTTCTACAACCAGTATGCATACCTGCGGCAGCCTGCCAATATCCAGCTGCATACCTGGAACAATGCTGTCCGCCTGGCCTACCAGGTACTGCCGGGACTGAATGTAAGCAGCAATTTTGGCTACAGTCGCACCAATACCGTCAGTTATAACGCCGTTCCGCTATCGGCACAAGAACCTTCCCCCAGTTCGAAAGCTACGGCCAGCTTCGTCAATAATACCGTACAGGCAATAAACGTTGAGCCGCAGCTGGACTACAAGCGCACCATTGGCTCCGGTGAGCTGTCCATTCTGGCAGGCGGCACCTACAGGAAACAAAACTCTATCAACGCCAGCATGGATGGATCGGGTTTTGCCAATGACGACCTGCTGAAAGCCATCGCCGGCGCTACCACCATCACGGTATACAATAGCAGCAACATCTATAAATATGTAGGTGGCTATACCCGCATTGGTTATATCCACGACAGGAAATATATCCTCAACGTCACCGGCCGGAGAGATGGCTCCACCAATTTCGGTCCCGGCCGCCGCTGGGGCAGCTTTGGTTCAATAGGCGCAGGCTGGATCTTCACCGAAGAGAATTTCTGGCCAAAGTCGCTTTCCATCCTGAGCTTTGGTAAATTATCCGGTAACTACGGCACCAACGGGTCGGATGGTATTGCCCCTTATAACTACCAGGCTTACTACCAGATCGCCTCTGCGAATACCACGCTGCCTTTCCAGGGTGTCCGCGCCTATACCCCCTACAACCTGTTTAATCCCATTTACAGCTGGAGCACGAAGAGATCCTGGAATGTCTCGATGGACCTGGGTTTCCTGAAAGACAGGCTGCTGCTGAACTTCACCTGGTACAAGAACAGTACTTCCGATCAGCTGATGGCCTATAACCTTCCGGCACAGGTAGGCTTCTCTTCCGTGCTGGGTAATTTCCCCGCCACTGTACAGAACAACGGGCTTGAGTTGAGTATTACTTCTACCAATATTCAGTCCAAACACCTCAGGTGGACCAGCAGCTTCAATATTTCCGGCAACCGCAACAAGCTGGCGTCCTTCCCCGGATTGGAAACCTCCCCCTATTCACAGGCCTATGTGATCGGGAAGAGCGTCGGCATCATCAATGGCTATCAATTCGCCGGACTGGATGCCAACACTGGTCTGTTCACCTTTTACAATTCAAAAGGCGAAGTGACCAGCAGGCCCAATTCCCAGCATATCAGCAAAGGCGGCGATATGCAGCCCCTCTTCGATCTGAATCCCACATTCGGTGGCGGCCTAGGCAATACCATATCCTACAAAAACCTCAGCGTTATGTTCTTCTTCCAGTTCTCCAAGCAACGCGCGCGCAACTGGATTGGCGGTCTCTATGCCTACGCTATGCCGGGCAGTTATATGAACCTGCCGGTTGAGGCGCTGAATTACTGGCGTAAACCCGGCGACCAGACGCCCCTGCAGAAGCTGACCGCCTCCGGTTATGGAGCTGCTTACAGTCCCGGTCAGGCTTTTGTCAACTCTACCGGCGCCTACAGTGACGCCTCTTACTTACGGTTGAAAACCGTATCGGTCTCCTATTCCCTGCCGGAGCGTATAGTCAATAAGGTAGGTGTCCGCGGTTGCAGTATTTATGCAAATGCGCAGAACCTGTTAACCATCACCGGCTACGAGGTGGCCGATCCCGAAATGGCCGGCGCCATCTATACACTGCCCCTGCAGCGGAATGTAGTGCTGGGCCTTAACCTGAACTTTTAA
- the lpdA gene encoding dihydrolipoyl dehydrogenase, whose translation MAYDVVVLGSGPGGYVAAIRASQLGFKTAIIEKESLGGICLNWGCIPTKALLKSAQVMEYINHAKDFGIEASGQPDFTAVIKRSRGVAEKMSKGVQFLMKKNKIDVVMGYGKLKAKGQVEVSGADGKTQVVEGKHIIVATGGRSRELPALKQDGKKVIGYREAMVLPEQPKSMIVVGSGAIGVEFGYFYASLGTKVTIVEFMPRIVPVEDEDISKELEKNFKKKGIDVLTNAEVTSVDTSGNGVKAKIKNQSGESVLEADILLSAVGVTANIENIGLETLGIKTEKGRISVDKYYQTNVPGVYAIGDCAPGQALAHVASKEGIICVESIAYNEKKYNHQPEALDYQNVPGCTYCTPEIASVGFTEKQAKEAGYEVKVGKFPLSASGKASAAGHTEGFVKVIFDAKYGEWLGTHMIGYNVTELIAETVVARKLETTYHEVLNSIHPHPTISESIKDAIEVAYGEAIHL comes from the coding sequence ATGGCATACGACGTAGTAGTACTCGGCAGCGGCCCCGGCGGATATGTAGCCGCCATCCGTGCTTCACAGTTAGGTTTTAAGACCGCAATCATTGAAAAGGAAAGTCTCGGCGGTATTTGCCTTAACTGGGGATGTATCCCCACCAAGGCCCTGCTCAAAAGTGCCCAGGTGATGGAGTACATCAACCACGCGAAAGATTTTGGTATTGAGGCCAGCGGCCAGCCCGACTTCACCGCCGTGATCAAACGCAGCCGTGGTGTAGCCGAAAAAATGAGCAAGGGCGTTCAGTTCCTGATGAAGAAGAACAAGATCGATGTGGTCATGGGTTATGGTAAACTGAAAGCAAAAGGTCAGGTAGAAGTTTCCGGCGCCGACGGTAAAACGCAGGTAGTGGAAGGTAAACATATCATTGTAGCCACCGGTGGCCGCAGCCGCGAACTGCCCGCCCTGAAACAGGATGGCAAAAAAGTGATCGGCTACCGCGAAGCCATGGTGCTGCCTGAGCAGCCCAAGAGCATGATCGTGGTAGGTAGCGGCGCTATCGGCGTGGAGTTTGGTTATTTCTACGCTTCCCTGGGCACCAAGGTGACCATCGTAGAGTTCATGCCCCGCATTGTTCCCGTTGAAGATGAAGATATCTCCAAAGAACTGGAAAAGAACTTCAAGAAAAAAGGCATTGATGTACTCACCAATGCTGAAGTGACCAGCGTAGACACCAGCGGCAACGGCGTTAAAGCCAAGATCAAGAACCAGTCCGGTGAATCCGTCCTGGAAGCAGATATCCTGCTCAGCGCTGTTGGTGTTACCGCCAATATCGAGAACATCGGCCTGGAAACCCTGGGCATCAAAACCGAAAAAGGAAGGATCTCCGTTGATAAATACTACCAGACCAATGTACCGGGCGTATACGCTATCGGCGACTGCGCTCCCGGCCAGGCCCTGGCGCACGTAGCTTCCAAAGAAGGTATCATCTGCGTGGAAAGCATTGCTTACAACGAGAAGAAATATAACCACCAGCCTGAAGCGCTCGACTACCAGAACGTTCCTGGTTGTACCTATTGCACACCCGAGATCGCTTCTGTAGGCTTTACTGAAAAGCAGGCCAAAGAAGCCGGTTACGAAGTGAAAGTGGGTAAGTTCCCGCTCAGCGCTTCCGGTAAAGCTTCCGCCGCCGGTCATACCGAAGGTTTTGTGAAAGTGATCTTCGACGCCAAATACGGCGAATGGCTGGGTACCCATATGATCGGTTATAACGTAACCGAACTGATCGCCGAAACAGTAGTGGCCCGTAAACTGGAAACCACTTACCATGAGGTGCTCAACAGCATTCACCCCCACCCCACTATCAGCGAAAGCATCAAGGATGCTATTGAAGTGGCGTACGGTGAAGCTATCCACCTGTAA
- a CDS encoding sigma-70 family RNA polymerase sigma factor, which translates to MSFHPTYEEKELLLRIAGGDEQAFGWLHAKYWNEFYSLGIAFLKSAEWAEDVVQEVFIKIWQKRALLPAVEKLEPYLFVVLRNSLISALRTYKRQERDIADYLRAAGQDADNRGLALEVSDTRQLIKEALELLSPQQQLIFRLSREEGLPHQEIADRVGLSPKTVSNTITISLSHIRQYLYRKGNHLLSILLLLTAWMRA; encoded by the coding sequence TTGTCATTCCATCCAACATACGAAGAAAAGGAGCTGCTGCTGCGCATTGCAGGAGGAGACGAACAGGCTTTTGGATGGCTTCATGCAAAGTACTGGAACGAGTTTTATTCCCTGGGTATTGCTTTTCTGAAGTCTGCCGAATGGGCGGAGGATGTGGTCCAGGAGGTCTTTATCAAGATCTGGCAAAAAAGAGCCCTCCTTCCGGCCGTGGAAAAGCTGGAACCCTACCTGTTTGTGGTGCTGCGCAATTCGCTCATCTCCGCCCTGCGTACTTACAAACGGCAGGAAAGGGATATTGCAGATTATCTCCGTGCTGCAGGTCAGGATGCCGATAACAGGGGCCTGGCGCTTGAAGTATCTGATACCCGGCAACTGATCAAAGAGGCGCTGGAACTGCTTTCCCCGCAACAGCAACTCATTTTCAGGCTGAGCCGGGAAGAAGGCCTGCCCCACCAGGAAATTGCCGACAGGGTTGGATTGTCCCCAAAAACTGTTTCCAATACCATTACCATCAGTTTAAGCCATATCCGGCAGTACCTCTACCGGAAAGGCAATCATTTATTGTCTATCCTCCTGTTGCTGACCGCCTGGATGAGGGCTTAA
- a CDS encoding serine hydrolase, giving the protein MKRLFKFLLSTVFLVVLLFSAYALISGRTYLFKAVWYNFADIDDYKVFTNNTITTGAHQPWPVSGQYNKQPIPDSLKNKLEALKTVALLAIKNDSILAEQYWDGYTDSSWSGSFSMAKSITSLLIGAAIKDSLIRSVGQPVAEFLPEFAQDPYKAQVTIEQLLSMSSGSNWDESYSNPLSVTTELYYGSDAYAAATGVKIVKPSGTEFRYKSGDTQLLGLVLEKATGKSLSAYAAEKLWHPIGAEHPALWSTDHTGGHEKAYCCFNSNARDFARIGQLMLDSGRWKGQAIITPDYFARSIRPHGLTDEHGQKVDYYGYQWWIFPGKEQVFYARGILGQYIIVIPSRRVVLVRLGHQRSGQIINHAPAEVASLVNWGLQL; this is encoded by the coding sequence ATGAAACGATTATTCAAATTTCTGCTGTCTACCGTTTTCCTGGTAGTCCTCCTTTTTTCCGCTTATGCCCTCATCAGCGGCCGGACCTATCTCTTCAAAGCCGTCTGGTACAATTTTGCCGATATAGATGATTATAAGGTCTTCACCAATAATACCATTACCACAGGGGCCCACCAGCCCTGGCCGGTATCCGGGCAGTATAACAAACAACCCATCCCGGACAGCCTGAAAAACAAGCTGGAGGCGCTGAAAACGGTGGCCCTGCTGGCCATTAAAAACGATTCCATCCTGGCGGAGCAATATTGGGATGGCTATACGGACTCCTCCTGGTCCGGCTCCTTCTCCATGGCCAAAAGCATCACCAGCCTGCTGATAGGCGCCGCCATCAAAGACAGCCTGATCAGGTCTGTAGGGCAGCCCGTTGCTGAGTTCCTGCCGGAATTTGCACAGGACCCCTACAAAGCCCAGGTAACCATTGAGCAGCTGTTGTCCATGAGCAGCGGCTCAAACTGGGATGAAAGCTATTCCAACCCGCTGTCGGTCACCACGGAACTGTATTACGGCAGCGATGCCTATGCTGCCGCCACCGGCGTGAAGATTGTCAAACCATCCGGCACGGAGTTCCGCTACAAATCCGGCGATACCCAGCTGCTGGGCCTGGTCCTGGAGAAGGCCACCGGCAAATCCCTCAGCGCCTATGCCGCCGAGAAGCTCTGGCATCCCATCGGGGCGGAACATCCCGCGCTCTGGAGCACCGATCATACAGGAGGGCATGAGAAAGCCTATTGCTGCTTTAATTCCAATGCCCGGGATTTTGCCCGCATCGGTCAGCTGATGCTGGACAGCGGTCGCTGGAAAGGCCAGGCCATCATTACGCCCGACTATTTTGCCCGTTCCATCAGACCGCACGGTCTTACTGACGAGCATGGTCAGAAAGTAGATTACTATGGTTACCAGTGGTGGATCTTCCCAGGCAAGGAGCAGGTATTCTATGCCCGCGGCATCCTGGGGCAATATATTATTGTGATCCCCTCCCGCCGGGTAGTCCTGGTAAGGCTGGGCCATCAGCGTTCCGGGCAGATCATCAACCACGCACCGGCTGAAGTGGCTTCCCTCGTAAACTGGGGCCTTCAATTGTGA
- a CDS encoding acyl-CoA desaturase, with protein sequence MSVPKFAQVPHSFHTELKRRISEYFEEVGKSTTGNYSLFLKAVLLMVSFVLVYIHLVFFTPNLFFQILESVILGCLVAAIGFNVMHDGAHGSFSKYKWVNSFAAFSLNILGGNSFMWNMKHNVIHHAFTNVDGVDDDIDIQPWMRMSSTQKKYKLHKYQHIYFWFLYSLLYIFWIFVLDYQKYFKSKVGSMPLKKMKLSDHLVFWGFKVFHLFLFIGLPIYMVGFSSWLISFIIFTVVAGFVLSLVFQLAHTVEHTSFPMPNEVTGKLEDEWAIHQIKTTANFATHNKLVSWLVGGLNFQIEHHLFPKISHVHYPAISKIIRQACNEYGLQYIEYPRVRYAVASHVAFLRQMGNS encoded by the coding sequence ATGTCAGTGCCCAAATTTGCACAGGTTCCCCACTCCTTTCACACTGAGCTGAAGCGCCGGATCAGTGAGTATTTTGAAGAAGTGGGAAAATCTACCACCGGTAATTATTCTCTTTTCCTGAAGGCAGTGTTGCTGATGGTGAGCTTTGTGCTGGTCTATATCCACCTGGTATTCTTCACCCCCAACCTCTTCTTCCAGATCCTGGAGAGCGTGATCCTGGGTTGCCTGGTGGCCGCTATCGGCTTTAACGTGATGCATGACGGTGCGCATGGCAGTTTCAGCAAATACAAATGGGTGAACTCTTTTGCTGCTTTCTCGCTCAATATCCTGGGCGGTAACAGCTTTATGTGGAACATGAAACACAATGTCATTCACCACGCTTTCACCAACGTGGATGGTGTGGATGATGATATCGATATCCAGCCCTGGATGCGCATGAGCTCCACCCAGAAAAAATACAAGCTGCATAAATACCAGCATATCTATTTCTGGTTCCTTTACTCCCTGCTTTATATCTTCTGGATCTTTGTACTCGACTACCAGAAATATTTCAAGAGCAAGGTGGGCAGCATGCCCCTGAAGAAAATGAAACTCTCCGATCACCTGGTGTTCTGGGGGTTCAAGGTCTTCCACCTCTTCCTGTTCATTGGTCTCCCTATCTATATGGTTGGTTTCAGCAGCTGGCTGATCAGCTTTATCATCTTTACCGTAGTGGCTGGTTTTGTGCTGAGCCTGGTATTCCAGCTGGCGCATACCGTAGAGCATACTTCTTTCCCCATGCCTAACGAAGTGACCGGCAAACTGGAAGATGAATGGGCTATCCACCAGATCAAGACCACCGCCAACTTTGCCACCCACAACAAATTAGTGAGCTGGCTGGTAGGCGGTCTGAACTTCCAGATCGAGCACCACCTGTTCCCCAAGATCTCGCATGTGCATTATCCCGCCATCAGCAAGATCATCCGCCAGGCCTGTAATGAATACGGCCTGCAGTACATTGAGTATCCCCGCGTGCGTTATGCCGTAGCCTCCCATGTGGCCTTCCTGCGCCAGATGGGCAACAGTTAG
- a CDS encoding FecR domain-containing protein, with protein MSTSFNDLLEKYLTETLTVAEKKAFMEMLADDASLEILQASIGRYASEKSLLLPEDEVLKKLSYERLQQQLGQVAAEPPADAMPTIPARRRLIPRWYWAAAASVLLFSAGAYFWLNRPKPVTGDQQLVSSDIRPGRDGAILTLSDGTQVVLDSLANGLVAKQSGSQVLLKDGQLAYDASEATATKASAIVYNTMSTPKGRQFNLQLPDGTKVWLNAASSLRFPTVFSGKERRVEITGEAYFEVVQNAKQPFLVSVDGGAAVEVLGTSFNVNAYDNEASINTTLLEGRVRVTKTGSQKAKDASSANDPSVILQPGQQAQLFTDRATQPGQPPNRPIAVVTVNVEKTMAWKNGLFNFEGEGLRDVMRQLERWYDIEVVYERGVPDITFGGEITRGVSLQGLLSGLEGSEVHFRIEGRKLIVLP; from the coding sequence ATGTCTACATCATTCAACGATCTTCTGGAAAAGTATCTTACCGAAACATTGACTGTGGCGGAAAAGAAGGCTTTTATGGAAATGCTTGCGGACGATGCCAGCCTGGAGATCCTGCAGGCCTCTATAGGCCGGTATGCCAGTGAAAAGTCACTGCTGCTCCCGGAGGATGAGGTATTGAAAAAGCTGAGCTATGAGCGGCTGCAGCAGCAATTAGGACAGGTGGCTGCAGAACCACCCGCAGATGCTATGCCCACGATCCCGGCCAGGCGAAGGTTAATACCCCGCTGGTATTGGGCGGCGGCCGCGTCAGTATTGCTGTTTAGTGCAGGCGCTTATTTCTGGCTCAACCGTCCCAAACCGGTGACCGGCGACCAGCAGCTTGTTTCTTCCGATATACGGCCCGGGAGGGACGGAGCTATATTGACCCTGAGCGACGGTACACAGGTGGTGCTGGACAGCCTCGCCAACGGCCTGGTGGCGAAACAGAGTGGCTCCCAGGTGCTGCTGAAAGATGGCCAGCTGGCCTATGACGCCAGTGAGGCTACAGCAACAAAAGCCAGCGCCATCGTCTATAACACCATGAGCACGCCAAAGGGCCGGCAGTTCAACCTGCAATTGCCGGATGGCACCAAAGTATGGCTCAATGCGGCCAGCTCTTTGCGGTTCCCTACGGTTTTCAGTGGTAAGGAACGCAGGGTGGAGATCACCGGCGAAGCCTATTTTGAAGTGGTGCAAAATGCAAAACAACCCTTTCTGGTAAGCGTGGATGGTGGTGCTGCCGTGGAGGTCTTGGGCACCAGCTTCAATGTCAATGCCTACGATAACGAGGCCAGCATCAATACAACACTTTTGGAAGGAAGGGTGCGTGTGACCAAAACTGGTTCACAGAAAGCGAAAGACGCATCATCTGCAAACGATCCCTCCGTCATCCTTCAGCCCGGTCAGCAGGCACAGCTGTTTACCGACAGGGCAACCCAGCCTGGCCAGCCACCAAACCGGCCCATAGCTGTTGTAACTGTCAATGTGGAGAAAACGATGGCCTGGAAGAACGGTCTGTTCAATTTTGAAGGAGAGGGCCTGCGTGATGTGATGCGGCAGCTGGAGCGCTGGTACGATATAGAAGTGGTGTACGAAAGAGGCGTTCCGGATATCACTTTCGGTGGTGAGATCACCCGCGGCGTTTCCCTGCAGGGCCTGTTATCAGGACTGGAAGGATCCGAAGTACATTTCAGGATCGAAGGAAGAAAACTGATCGTGCTGCCTTAA